Proteins co-encoded in one Longimicrobium sp. genomic window:
- a CDS encoding RidA family protein — MSSLPEILQPEGWTPAKGYANGVAAEGRLVFVAGQVGWNPETGAFETDDFVAQTAQALRNVARVLAEAGAEPRHVTRMTWYVTDRGEYLARPRELGAAYREVFGRHFPAMSAMIVAGLVEERAKVEIEATAVVPRGNGAAAPRPGE; from the coding sequence ATGAGCAGCCTTCCCGAGATTCTGCAGCCGGAGGGATGGACGCCTGCGAAAGGGTACGCGAACGGCGTCGCGGCGGAGGGGCGGCTCGTGTTCGTGGCCGGGCAGGTGGGGTGGAACCCCGAGACGGGCGCGTTCGAGACGGACGATTTCGTCGCGCAGACGGCGCAGGCGCTGCGCAACGTCGCCCGCGTGCTCGCCGAGGCCGGCGCCGAGCCGCGCCACGTGACCCGGATGACGTGGTACGTGACCGACCGCGGCGAGTACCTGGCCCGGCCGCGCGAGCTCGGCGCCGCCTACCGCGAGGTCTTCGGCCGCCACTTCCCCGCCATGAGCGCCATGATCGTCGCCGGCCTGGTCGAGGAGCGCGCGAAGGTCGAGATCGAGGCAACGGCGGTGGTGCCGCGCGGGAATGGTGCGGCCGCGCCCCGGCCGGGCGAATGA
- a CDS encoding alpha-amylase family glycosyl hydrolase, which produces MHADYLWWQRGVVYQVYPRSFMDANGDGVGDLPGITSKLDHLRWLGVDAVWISPIYPSPMADFGYDVSDYRGIHPLFGTMDDFDRLLREAHARGLKVLLDFVPNHSSDQHVWFRESRSSRDNPRRDWYIWRDPAPGGGPPNNWLSNFGGPAWTLDERTGQYYYHAFLPSQPDLNWRNPRVVDAMLGVLRFWLERGVDGFRVDVIWHLIKDDQFRDNPPNPDFKPGGNPFHQFAPVYTTDRPEVHDVIGRMRALFDEFDERVLIGEIYLPVERLVTYYGADMKGAHLPFNFQLIQAKWDARHIAGMVEEYDAAIPAGGWPNWVLGNHDQHRIATRVGAEQARVAAVLLLTLRGTPTLYYGDEIGMRDVPIPPDRVQDPFEKNVPGQGLGRDPERTPMQWSAEPNAGFTTGEPWLPVAEDFATVNVQAERDDPRSMLSLCRRLIALRRAEPALAVGSYRSVRADGDVLAYLRSAGGCHFLVVLNLGAAPAVLNRREFDPPGVVALGTRLEREGTRIEGDVGLAPNEAVVIRLETEPPSR; this is translated from the coding sequence ATGCACGCCGACTATCTGTGGTGGCAGCGGGGGGTGGTGTACCAGGTGTACCCGCGCTCGTTCATGGACGCGAACGGCGACGGTGTGGGCGACCTGCCGGGGATCACCTCGAAGCTGGACCACCTGCGCTGGCTGGGGGTGGACGCGGTTTGGATCAGCCCCATCTACCCCAGCCCGATGGCGGACTTCGGGTACGATGTGTCGGACTACCGCGGCATCCATCCGCTGTTCGGCACCATGGACGACTTCGACCGGCTGCTGCGCGAGGCGCACGCGCGCGGGCTGAAGGTGCTCCTCGACTTCGTCCCCAACCACTCGTCCGATCAGCACGTGTGGTTCCGGGAATCGCGCTCGTCGCGCGACAACCCCAGGCGCGACTGGTACATCTGGCGCGACCCGGCGCCCGGCGGCGGGCCGCCCAACAACTGGCTGAGCAACTTCGGCGGGCCCGCGTGGACGCTGGACGAGCGCACCGGCCAGTACTACTACCACGCCTTCCTCCCCTCGCAGCCCGACCTGAACTGGCGCAACCCCCGGGTGGTGGACGCCATGCTCGGCGTGCTGCGCTTCTGGCTGGAGCGCGGGGTGGACGGCTTCCGCGTGGACGTGATCTGGCACCTGATCAAGGACGACCAGTTCCGCGACAATCCCCCGAATCCCGACTTCAAGCCCGGCGGCAACCCTTTCCACCAGTTCGCGCCCGTCTACACCACCGACCGCCCCGAGGTGCACGACGTGATCGGGCGGATGCGCGCGCTCTTCGACGAGTTCGACGAGCGGGTGCTGATCGGGGAGATCTACCTGCCCGTGGAGCGGCTGGTGACGTACTACGGGGCGGACATGAAGGGCGCGCATCTCCCCTTCAACTTCCAGCTGATCCAGGCGAAGTGGGACGCGCGCCACATCGCGGGGATGGTGGAGGAGTACGACGCGGCGATCCCCGCGGGCGGATGGCCCAACTGGGTGCTGGGGAACCACGACCAGCACCGCATCGCCACGCGGGTGGGGGCGGAGCAGGCGCGGGTGGCCGCGGTGCTGCTGCTGACGCTGCGCGGCACGCCCACCCTGTACTACGGCGACGAGATCGGGATGCGCGACGTGCCCATCCCGCCGGACCGCGTGCAGGACCCGTTCGAGAAGAACGTCCCCGGCCAGGGCCTCGGCCGCGACCCCGAGCGCACGCCCATGCAGTGGAGCGCGGAGCCGAACGCCGGCTTCACCACGGGCGAGCCGTGGCTGCCGGTTGCGGAAGATTTCGCCACGGTGAACGTGCAGGCGGAGCGCGACGACCCCCGGTCGATGCTCTCGCTCTGCCGGCGCCTGATCGCGCTGCGGCGAGCCGAGCCGGCGCTGGCGGTGGGCAGCTACCGCTCCGTCCGCGCCGACGGCGACGTGCTGGCGTACCTGCGCAGCGCCGGCGGCTGCCACTTCCTGGTGGTGCTGAACCTGGGCGCCGCGCCGGCCGTGCTGAACCGCCGCGAGTTCGATCCCCCGGGCGTCGTGGCACTCGGCACCCGGCTGGAGCGCGAGGGCACGCGCATCGAGGGCGATGTCGGTCTGGCGCCGAACGAGGCCGTCGTCATCCGGCTGGAGACCGAGCCGCCGTCGCGGTAG
- a CDS encoding NifU N-terminal domain-containing protein, which produces MAKPKVRFQETPNPHAAKFIVGRTLVEGRRGLTFASAEAAAGDAIAERLFAVPGVASVFVVADFVTVTKDAGAAWAELAPRVQAALREVL; this is translated from the coding sequence GTGGCCAAGCCGAAGGTTCGTTTCCAGGAGACGCCGAACCCGCACGCGGCCAAGTTCATCGTCGGGCGGACGCTGGTGGAGGGGCGGCGCGGGCTGACCTTCGCGTCGGCCGAGGCGGCGGCGGGCGACGCGATCGCCGAGCGGCTGTTCGCCGTGCCGGGCGTCGCCTCCGTGTTCGTGGTCGCGGATTTCGTCACTGTCACGAAAGACGCGGGCGCCGCGTGGGCGGAGCTGGCCCCGCGCGTACAGGCCGCGCTCCGCGAGGTGCTCTGA
- the mqnB gene encoding futalosine hydrolase, with the protein MTTPIALICSVPLECRRLVDGLARAAEVEIGRKAAWTGVLDGAPVIVFPAGMGKTNAAQGLTALLETRTVRGVIGFGVGGAYDGSGLRIGDVALASRAVYGDEGVEAPGGWMSTEGIGIPLIDRGGRRVFNEIVLDAARVQRAADALTSAGVYVRVGPFVTVSACSGTAARGAEMAGRIDDALCEGMEGAALAHVAAIYDVPFLELRAVSNLVEDRDLSRWRLAAAAEAAQRAVRALVAARETVFAG; encoded by the coding sequence ATGACGACTCCCATCGCCCTGATCTGCTCCGTTCCGCTGGAGTGCCGGCGGCTGGTGGACGGCCTGGCCCGCGCCGCGGAGGTGGAGATCGGCCGCAAGGCGGCGTGGACCGGCGTGCTGGACGGCGCGCCCGTGATCGTCTTTCCCGCGGGGATGGGGAAGACGAACGCGGCGCAGGGGCTGACCGCGCTGCTGGAGACGCGCACGGTGCGCGGGGTGATCGGTTTCGGCGTGGGCGGCGCGTACGACGGCTCCGGCCTCCGCATCGGCGACGTGGCGCTGGCCTCGCGCGCCGTCTATGGCGACGAGGGAGTGGAGGCGCCGGGCGGGTGGATGTCGACGGAGGGGATCGGCATCCCCCTGATCGACCGCGGAGGCCGGCGCGTGTTCAACGAGATCGTCCTCGACGCCGCCCGCGTGCAGCGCGCCGCGGACGCGCTCACGTCCGCCGGCGTGTACGTGCGCGTGGGCCCGTTCGTCACCGTGTCCGCGTGCTCGGGGACGGCCGCGCGAGGCGCCGAGATGGCCGGGCGCATCGACGACGCGCTGTGCGAGGGGATGGAGGGCGCCGCGCTGGCCCACGTCGCCGCGATCTACGACGTCCCTTTCCTGGAACTGCGCGCGGTCAGCAACCTGGTCGAGGACCGCGACCTCTCGCGCTGGCGCCTGGCCGCCGCGGCGGAAGCGGCGCAGCGGGCGGTCCGCGCCCTCGTCGCCGCGCGGGAAACGGTGTTCGCGGGGTAG
- a CDS encoding transglycosylase SLT domain-containing protein produces the protein MQPTRRRPPPPWERGAPAPKHSVGRAHRRFPAVEALDAPQRPPHRYRRAYDGAGDRRVDEGIRLRRKRSSAFDRLRRNPVRHGLIGLGVAGAAAPLAVARYSQQRVDPAHEQQVGIMPHVVPINDQAVGNAWRAVATEQAETRTTAREQVIQDKLQRYGEMGLSRELAENIYDLALQENIEPDVAFGLVRTESEFKTSATSHVGAIGLTQLMPATARGMRKGVTISDLRDPQVNLSIGFKFLRELLDHYKGDKRMALVAYNRGPGIVDRILKRGGDPDNGYADAVISGEGVHR, from the coding sequence ATGCAACCCACCCGCAGACGTCCCCCGCCACCCTGGGAGCGCGGCGCCCCGGCGCCGAAGCATTCCGTGGGCCGCGCGCACCGCCGCTTTCCCGCCGTGGAGGCGCTCGACGCGCCGCAGCGGCCGCCGCACCGCTACCGCCGCGCCTACGACGGCGCCGGCGACCGCCGCGTGGACGAAGGGATCCGGCTGCGCCGCAAGCGCAGCTCGGCGTTCGACCGCCTGCGCCGCAATCCGGTGCGCCACGGGCTGATCGGCCTGGGCGTGGCCGGCGCCGCGGCGCCGCTGGCGGTGGCCCGCTACAGCCAGCAGCGCGTGGACCCCGCGCACGAGCAGCAGGTGGGGATCATGCCCCACGTGGTGCCGATCAACGACCAGGCGGTGGGCAACGCTTGGCGCGCGGTGGCCACCGAGCAGGCCGAGACCCGGACCACGGCGCGCGAGCAGGTGATCCAGGACAAGCTGCAGCGCTACGGCGAGATGGGGCTGAGCCGCGAGCTGGCCGAGAACATCTACGACCTGGCGCTGCAGGAGAACATCGAGCCGGACGTGGCCTTCGGGCTGGTGCGCACCGAGAGCGAGTTCAAGACCAGCGCCACCAGCCACGTGGGCGCCATCGGCCTGACGCAGCTGATGCCCGCCACGGCGCGCGGGATGCGCAAGGGCGTCACGATCTCGGACCTGCGCGACCCGCAGGTGAACCTGAGCATCGGATTCAAGTTCCTGCGCGAGCTGCTGGACCACTACAAGGGCGACAAGCGGATGGCGCTGGTGGCGTACAACCGCGGCCCCGGCATCGTGGACCGCATCCTGAAGCGCGGCGGCGACCCCGACAACGGCTACGCCGACGCGGTGATCTCGGGCGAGGGCGTCCACCGCTAG
- a CDS encoding SDR family oxidoreductase, whose product MEDERDPTEGPRAEKNERQQEPPGSEQEMKQKPDHGEESYRGCGRLDGLVALITGGDSGIGRAVAIAFAREGADVAIGYLGDEEDADARETRRWVEQAGRRCIAHRFDVREPAECRAFVDRVVAELGRLDILVNNAAYQMEQDGLEDITPEQLDRTFRTNIYGYIWMAQAALPRLKEGSVILNTGSVTAIDGNEGLIDYSATKGAIHVFTKSLARSVARRGIRVNCVAPGPVWTPLIPSTMSREHVRKFGEDTLWGRPAQPAEIAPSYVFLASAGARFYSGEVLYPTGQATSR is encoded by the coding sequence ATGGAGGACGAGCGCGACCCGACCGAGGGGCCCAGGGCCGAGAAGAACGAGCGCCAGCAGGAGCCGCCCGGCTCCGAGCAGGAGATGAAGCAGAAGCCCGACCACGGCGAGGAAAGCTACCGCGGCTGCGGCAGGCTGGACGGGCTGGTCGCCCTCATCACCGGCGGCGACAGCGGGATCGGGCGCGCGGTGGCCATCGCCTTCGCGCGCGAGGGGGCGGACGTGGCGATCGGCTATCTCGGCGACGAGGAGGACGCGGACGCGCGGGAGACGCGGCGCTGGGTGGAACAGGCCGGGCGCCGCTGCATCGCACACCGCTTCGACGTGCGCGAGCCGGCGGAGTGCCGCGCGTTCGTGGACCGCGTGGTCGCCGAGCTGGGCAGGCTCGACATCCTCGTCAACAACGCCGCGTATCAGATGGAGCAGGACGGGCTGGAGGACATCACCCCCGAGCAACTGGACCGGACCTTCCGCACCAACATCTACGGCTACATCTGGATGGCGCAGGCCGCGCTCCCGCGCCTGAAGGAGGGCTCCGTCATCCTCAACACCGGGAGCGTGACGGCCATCGACGGCAACGAGGGGCTGATCGACTACTCGGCGACCAAGGGCGCCATCCACGTCTTCACCAAGTCGCTGGCACGGAGCGTGGCCAGGCGGGGGATCCGCGTGAACTGCGTGGCCCCCGGTCCGGTGTGGACGCCGCTCATCCCCAGCACCATGAGCCGCGAGCACGTGCGGAAGTTCGGCGAGGACACGCTGTGGGGCCGCCCCGCGCAGCCGGCCGAGATCGCGCCCAGCTACGTCTTCCTCGCCAGCGCCGGCGCGCGCTTCTACTCCGGCGAGGTGCTGTATCCCACCGGCCAGGCCACGTCCCGCTGA
- a CDS encoding TIGR03885 family FMN-dependent LLM class oxidoreductase, producing the protein MACRIGYHASHEQYAPGELLRLVTLAERAGFASGMCSDHLMPWSEEEGQSGFAWSWLGAALQATQLPFGVVTVPGGWRYHPAVHAQAAATLAEMFPGRFWMACGSGEWLNEHVVGDSWPPKAERNARLREGVDVMRALWAGETVTHRGLITVDEAKLYVRPSEPPKVVAAALSEETAEWAGEWADGLITVVGEKEGMQKIIDAFHRGGGEGKPLYLQAQLSFAKTDGEALEAAWRQWRAAMHPSPVLAQLKLPAEFDAAAEYTRREDVAKKMRISADPERHLEWLLGDTELGFEEINLHCVNRREQERFIEVFGEHVLPQLRKA; encoded by the coding sequence ATGGCCTGCCGCATCGGATACCACGCCAGCCACGAGCAGTACGCGCCGGGCGAGCTGCTGCGCCTGGTGACGCTGGCTGAGCGCGCGGGGTTCGCGAGCGGGATGTGCTCGGACCACCTGATGCCGTGGAGCGAGGAGGAGGGACAGAGCGGCTTCGCGTGGAGCTGGCTGGGCGCCGCGCTGCAGGCCACGCAGCTGCCGTTCGGCGTGGTCACCGTGCCGGGGGGATGGAGATACCACCCCGCGGTGCACGCGCAGGCGGCGGCCACGCTGGCGGAGATGTTCCCCGGGCGCTTCTGGATGGCGTGCGGGAGCGGCGAGTGGCTGAACGAGCACGTCGTCGGCGACTCGTGGCCGCCCAAGGCCGAGCGCAACGCGCGGCTGCGCGAGGGCGTGGACGTCATGCGCGCGCTCTGGGCGGGCGAGACGGTGACGCACCGCGGCCTGATCACCGTGGACGAGGCGAAGCTCTACGTCCGCCCGTCCGAGCCGCCGAAGGTGGTGGCCGCCGCGCTCAGCGAGGAGACGGCGGAGTGGGCGGGCGAGTGGGCCGACGGGCTCATCACCGTGGTGGGCGAGAAGGAGGGGATGCAAAAGATCATCGACGCCTTCCACCGCGGCGGCGGCGAGGGGAAGCCGCTGTACCTGCAGGCGCAGCTCTCGTTCGCGAAGACGGATGGCGAGGCGCTGGAGGCGGCGTGGCGGCAGTGGCGCGCGGCGATGCATCCCAGCCCCGTCCTGGCCCAGCTGAAGCTCCCCGCGGAATTCGACGCGGCGGCCGAGTACACGCGCCGCGAGGACGTGGCGAAGAAGATGCGCATCTCCGCGGACCCGGAGCGGCACCTGGAGTGGCTGTTGGGCGACACCGAGCTGGGGTTCGAGGAGATCAACCTCCACTGCGTGAACCGCCGCGAGCAGGAGCGCTTCATCGAGGTGTTCGGCGAGCACGTGCTGCCGCAGTTGCGGAAGGCGTAG
- a CDS encoding sigma-54 dependent transcriptional regulator, protein MTQLLVVARSDSFSQLWPQLAEGAGAEARVVGAPDEAAGAADALAVLLSVAGVEEEAEPAIRALAAAGAPAPLVIGARADHRLAVALVRAGAADYFALPGDLEALRAEVADRAKRRQAREAGGRLAAAEKHHFDFSRIIGRSPQLRAALDRAARIIPRDRATILVTGETGTGKELLAQAIHYNGPRGPAPFVELNCAAVPAGLLETELFGHERGAFTDARTAKPGLFEAADGGTLFLDEIGDLPLPLQGKILKALEEKQVRRVGAVRGREVDVRIIAATHVDLASAVRKGEFREDLFYRLSVIPIHLPPLRERGDDVVFLAEHFLRTLADQYAMDPPALAPDVRRALLVHTWPGNVRELRNSVERALLLGDGGLDPADLFPSLGGAEGTGGGGGAIPFPATLAEIERSAAFAMMERMEGNKSAAAEGLGISRSRLYRLLEGTDDDVAE, encoded by the coding sequence GTGACCCAGCTCCTGGTCGTCGCCCGCTCCGATTCCTTCTCGCAGCTCTGGCCTCAGCTGGCCGAGGGCGCGGGGGCGGAAGCACGCGTGGTGGGCGCCCCCGACGAGGCCGCCGGCGCCGCCGACGCCCTCGCCGTCCTCCTCTCCGTGGCCGGGGTGGAGGAAGAGGCGGAGCCGGCCATCCGCGCGCTCGCCGCCGCGGGCGCGCCCGCGCCCCTGGTCATCGGCGCGCGGGCGGACCACCGGCTAGCGGTGGCCCTCGTGCGCGCGGGCGCGGCGGACTACTTCGCGCTCCCCGGCGACCTGGAGGCGCTCCGCGCGGAGGTCGCCGACCGGGCGAAGCGGCGGCAGGCGCGCGAGGCGGGCGGGCGGCTGGCGGCGGCCGAGAAGCACCACTTCGACTTCTCGCGCATCATCGGCCGCAGCCCGCAGCTGCGCGCCGCGCTCGACCGCGCCGCGCGCATCATCCCCCGCGACCGCGCCACCATCCTGGTCACCGGCGAGACGGGGACCGGGAAGGAATTGCTGGCCCAGGCCATCCACTACAACGGCCCGCGCGGCCCCGCGCCCTTCGTGGAGCTGAACTGCGCCGCCGTTCCCGCCGGGCTGCTGGAGACCGAGCTGTTCGGCCACGAGCGCGGCGCCTTCACCGACGCGCGCACCGCCAAGCCCGGCCTGTTCGAGGCGGCCGACGGGGGCACGCTCTTCCTGGACGAGATCGGCGACCTGCCGCTGCCGCTGCAGGGGAAGATCCTGAAGGCGCTGGAGGAGAAGCAGGTGCGCCGCGTGGGCGCCGTGCGCGGGCGCGAGGTGGACGTGCGCATCATCGCCGCCACGCACGTCGACCTGGCGTCGGCGGTGCGCAAGGGCGAGTTCCGCGAGGACCTGTTCTACCGCCTGAGCGTCATCCCCATCCACCTCCCCCCCTTGCGGGAGCGGGGCGACGACGTGGTGTTCCTGGCCGAGCACTTCCTGCGCACGCTGGCCGACCAGTACGCCATGGACCCGCCCGCGCTGGCGCCCGACGTGCGGCGCGCGCTGCTGGTGCACACCTGGCCGGGGAACGTGCGCGAGCTGCGCAACAGCGTGGAGCGCGCCCTCCTGCTGGGCGACGGCGGGCTGGACCCGGCCGACCTCTTTCCCTCCCTCGGCGGAGCGGAGGGCACGGGCGGCGGAGGCGGCGCCATCCCCTTCCCCGCCACCCTGGCCGAGATCGAGCGCAGCGCCGCCTTCGCCATGATGGAGCGGATGGAGGGGAACAAGAGCGCGGCCGCCGAGGGGCTGGGCATCTCCCGGTCGCGGCTGTACCGGCTGCTGGAGGGGACGGACGACGATGTTGCGGAATGA
- a CDS encoding aminopeptidase P N-terminal domain-containing protein: MATILAGTPETRTPAGAPDDPRARRRERFLERMGRGVAVLCSAPELIKSRDTEVLYRQDSDFFYLTGFSEPGVAVLTPHDGRHRFTLFVRPRDPERETWNGPRAGVEGATERFGADAAYPLAELDARLKALLEPADAIWYALGSNEKMDRRLVSWIREWRLRRARSGKGPSDVMDPAGILDAMRVVKEPEEIGAIRRACELSAQAHVRAMRAARPGIGEWELANVIDSTFRAAGPDAGPAYPTIVGSGANATILHYVLNAERADDGALVLIDAGAEWGMYCGDITRTFPANGRFTAPQRRVYDAVLRAEEQAIAMVRPGVTIAAIHEATRLLLARELVEMGVLQGDPETIAEGEEIKRFYMHQTSHWLGLDVHDAGDYRARGGDWLPLAAGMVFTIEPGLYIPAAADDVPAEYRGIGVRIEDDVLVTEDGCEVLTRGVPVAPEEIEALVGADAG; this comes from the coding sequence ATGGCCACCATTCTCGCCGGGACGCCGGAGACGCGCACGCCGGCCGGCGCGCCCGACGATCCCCGCGCGCGGCGCCGCGAGCGCTTCCTGGAGCGGATGGGCCGCGGCGTGGCCGTGCTCTGCTCCGCGCCCGAGCTGATCAAGTCGCGCGACACCGAGGTGCTGTACCGGCAGGACAGCGACTTCTTCTATCTCACCGGCTTTTCCGAGCCCGGTGTGGCCGTGCTGACGCCGCACGACGGCAGGCACCGCTTTACCCTCTTCGTCCGCCCGCGCGACCCCGAGCGGGAGACATGGAACGGTCCGCGCGCCGGCGTGGAAGGCGCGACCGAGCGCTTCGGCGCCGACGCGGCGTACCCGCTGGCGGAGCTGGACGCGCGGCTGAAGGCGCTGCTGGAGCCTGCGGACGCGATCTGGTACGCGCTGGGGAGCAACGAGAAGATGGACCGCCGCCTCGTTTCCTGGATCCGCGAGTGGCGGCTCCGGCGCGCGCGCAGCGGCAAGGGGCCGAGCGACGTGATGGACCCGGCGGGGATCCTGGACGCCATGCGCGTGGTGAAGGAGCCGGAGGAGATCGGCGCCATCCGCCGCGCCTGCGAGCTGTCGGCGCAGGCGCACGTGCGGGCCATGCGCGCCGCGCGCCCCGGCATCGGCGAGTGGGAGCTGGCGAACGTGATCGACTCCACCTTCCGCGCGGCGGGGCCGGACGCCGGGCCGGCGTATCCCACGATCGTGGGCTCCGGCGCGAACGCCACCATCCTGCACTACGTGCTGAACGCCGAGCGCGCGGACGATGGCGCCCTGGTGCTGATCGACGCGGGCGCGGAGTGGGGGATGTACTGCGGCGACATCACCCGCACCTTCCCCGCGAACGGCCGCTTCACCGCGCCCCAGCGCCGCGTGTACGACGCCGTGCTGCGCGCCGAGGAGCAGGCCATCGCGATGGTGCGGCCGGGGGTGACGATCGCCGCCATCCACGAGGCCACGCGGCTGCTGCTGGCGCGCGAGCTGGTGGAGATGGGGGTGCTGCAGGGCGATCCGGAGACGATCGCGGAGGGCGAGGAGATCAAGCGCTTCTACATGCACCAGACCAGCCACTGGTTGGGGCTGGACGTGCACGATGCCGGCGACTACCGCGCCCGCGGCGGCGACTGGCTGCCGCTGGCCGCGGGGATGGTGTTCACCATCGAGCCCGGCCTGTACATCCCCGCCGCCGCGGACGACGTGCCCGCCGAGTACCGCGGCATCGGGGTGCGCATCGAGGACGACGTGCTGGTGACGGAGGACGGCTGCGAGGTGCTGACCCGCGGCGTCCCCGTGGCGCCGGAGGAGATCGAGGCGCTGGTGGGCGCGGACGCGGGGTAG
- a CDS encoding 1,4-dihydroxy-6-naphthoate synthase has product MTITGTDIDTRTLTLGFSPCPNDTFIFHALVSGLVGAEGLAFRERLEDVETLNRLAGEAVLDVTKVSYGATPHLVRNYVLLRSGGALGRGCGPLVVARQPFTAEELAGKRIAIPGRNTTANLLLRLFAPGAAAGVEMVYSDIMPAVERGDVDAGLIIHESRFTYPQHGLVKVVDLGEWWERTTGLPIPLGGILARRDLGADTIRAVDDAIRRSVEHAFAHPDAWKDYVRAHAQEMDEAVQRQHIDLYVNRFTADLGDEGVRAIHELFARAGAAGIIAEDVPSPFL; this is encoded by the coding sequence ATGACGATCACCGGGACGGATATCGATACACGCACGCTCACGCTCGGCTTCTCGCCGTGCCCGAACGACACGTTCATCTTCCACGCGCTGGTGAGCGGGCTGGTGGGCGCGGAGGGGCTGGCGTTCCGCGAACGGCTGGAGGACGTGGAGACGCTGAACCGGCTGGCGGGCGAGGCTGTGCTGGACGTGACGAAGGTGTCGTACGGCGCCACCCCCCACCTGGTGCGCAACTACGTGCTCCTGCGCAGCGGCGGCGCGCTGGGGCGCGGGTGCGGCCCGCTGGTCGTCGCGCGGCAGCCGTTCACCGCGGAGGAGCTGGCGGGGAAGCGCATCGCCATCCCCGGCCGCAACACGACAGCGAACCTGCTGCTGCGCCTCTTCGCGCCGGGCGCGGCGGCGGGCGTGGAGATGGTGTACAGCGACATCATGCCCGCGGTGGAGCGTGGGGATGTGGACGCGGGGCTCATCATCCACGAGTCGCGCTTCACCTATCCGCAGCACGGGCTGGTGAAGGTGGTGGACCTGGGCGAGTGGTGGGAGCGGACGACGGGGCTGCCGATCCCGCTCGGCGGCATCCTGGCGCGCCGCGACCTGGGCGCGGACACCATCCGCGCGGTGGACGACGCCATCCGCCGCTCCGTCGAGCACGCCTTCGCGCATCCGGACGCATGGAAGGACTATGTCCGCGCCCACGCGCAGGAGATGGACGAAGCCGTGCAGCGCCAGCACATCGACCTGTACGTCAACCGCTTCACCGCGGACCTGGGCGACGAAGGCGTGCGCGCGATCCACGAGCTGTTCGCTCGGGCCGGCGCCGCCGGCATCATCGCCGAGGACGTTCCGTCTCCCTTCCTCTGA